In the Flagellimonas sp. HMM57 genome, one interval contains:
- a CDS encoding gliding motility-associated C-terminal domain-containing protein gives MIEKYQHIKYYTLGLALILTNIVLSQDTFQNFGNLQFHNTASVGFHIDLIDNGTFDKNLGLTGFYSPNQLTVSGTSNPIFNDVEIIAENGLVLDTWVGVTNNANFIVGDVVTPKTDSNSYLNFIDGAFFTGTGNETHINGYAGATNKEIITFPVGDGQRIRHLTLTSSAINDLARCAYFFEDPNNPSSLTGQFNTENKEFEDLQVSNFEFWKLESNQPSIVTLTWDSNSNAPSFADTTEDLLVVGWNSTENRWERLGNTGVTGNLTTGSISSETFVPDDYEIITLGGNELLEPFSVLELDNYFLTPNNDGINDFLEIEGLENFPNNYLKIYNRYGILVYSKLNYSNEFNGISNQNTVIRRDAGLSSGVYFYILTITDTKQKYQGYMYISE, from the coding sequence ATGATTGAAAAATATCAACATATAAAATATTATACATTAGGATTGGCCCTGATTTTGACTAACATTGTGTTAAGTCAAGATACATTTCAAAATTTTGGGAACCTTCAGTTTCACAACACTGCTTCTGTAGGTTTTCATATTGACCTTATCGATAATGGTACTTTTGACAAAAACCTTGGACTAACTGGTTTCTATAGTCCAAATCAGCTTACTGTTTCCGGAACTTCAAATCCAATTTTCAACGATGTTGAGATTATAGCCGAAAATGGATTGGTATTGGATACATGGGTAGGTGTTACCAATAACGCAAATTTTATTGTTGGGGATGTTGTCACCCCTAAAACCGATTCCAATTCATATTTAAATTTTATCGACGGCGCTTTCTTTACAGGCACCGGGAATGAAACCCATATTAACGGATATGCAGGAGCAACCAACAAGGAGATAATCACGTTTCCTGTTGGCGATGGACAACGGATAAGACATCTTACCCTTACCTCTAGTGCTATTAACGATTTGGCAAGATGCGCCTATTTTTTTGAAGATCCCAACAACCCATCATCTCTTACAGGACAGTTCAATACTGAAAATAAAGAATTTGAAGACTTGCAGGTAAGTAATTTTGAATTTTGGAAGTTGGAGAGCAATCAACCTTCTATTGTTACCTTGACTTGGGACAGTAATAGTAATGCACCTTCATTTGCAGATACTACCGAAGATTTACTGGTCGTGGGATGGAACAGTACAGAAAACCGATGGGAGCGTCTTGGAAATACTGGAGTTACCGGAAACTTAACAACTGGGAGTATTTCTTCCGAAACCTTTGTTCCTGATGATTACGAAATTATCACACTGGGCGGAAACGAATTGCTTGAGCCCTTCAGTGTATTAGAGCTTGACAATTATTTTTTAACTCCCAACAATGATGGCATCAATGATTTTCTGGAGATTGAAGGTCTTGAAAATTTTCCAAACAATTATCTGAAAATCTATAACCGATATGGTATTCTGGTGTACTCAAAATTGAATTATTCCAATGAATTTAATGGTATTTCAAACCAAAATACAGTTATTCGAAGGGATGCCGGTTTATCTTCGGGGGTCTATTTCTATATTTTGACCATTACCGACACCAAACAAAAATATCAAGGCTACATGTATATTTCGGAATAA